One window of the Lysobacter sp. S4-A87 genome contains the following:
- a CDS encoding glycoside hydrolase family 47 protein: protein MTNLRPLLLSLLLFPTVGVEASPTLKKPATPPVLTQAQAAQSAERVKAEFLHAWRGYREHALGHDGLKPLSNAPHDWYGQSLLMTPVDALDTMILMGLDDEARDARELIATQLSFDRDIDVKHFEIVIRLLGGLLSGYQLSGDERLLKLAEDLGTRMLPAFDSPTGLPYVYVNLRTGKAHGNDSNPAEAGTLLLEYGTLSKLTGNPVFYDKAKRALVATYERRSKIGLVGERFDVESGKWTQTRSHVGARIDSYYEYLWKCWKLFGDRDCLAMWKTSIAAANRYYPDEVNGALWVGHVDMNTGKRLGSLYGALDAFYPGLLAYSGDVDRARRLQASSFTMWRVHGIEPEQYDYRKGEVTHAGYPLRPEIIESAWYLHRLTGDKQYQAMGQEMFEDFVRYTRTDSGFATLKSVVTKEKEDDMESFVLAETFKYFYLLFAPAKTLDPGKVVLNTEAHPLRRTWK, encoded by the coding sequence GTGACCAACCTTCGTCCGCTGCTGCTGTCCTTGCTGCTGTTCCCCACGGTCGGCGTCGAGGCTTCTCCCACCCTGAAGAAGCCCGCGACGCCGCCCGTACTCACCCAGGCCCAGGCCGCGCAGAGCGCCGAGCGCGTCAAGGCCGAGTTCCTGCACGCCTGGCGCGGCTACCGCGAGCACGCCTTGGGCCATGACGGTCTCAAGCCGCTGAGCAACGCACCGCACGACTGGTACGGCCAGTCATTGTTGATGACGCCGGTCGACGCGCTCGACACGATGATCCTGATGGGCCTGGACGACGAAGCCCGCGACGCGCGCGAGCTGATCGCCACGCAGCTGTCGTTCGACCGCGACATCGACGTCAAGCATTTCGAGATCGTGATCCGGCTGCTTGGCGGTTTGCTGTCGGGCTATCAGCTCAGCGGCGACGAGCGCCTGCTCAAGCTGGCCGAAGACCTCGGCACGCGCATGCTGCCGGCGTTCGATTCGCCGACCGGCCTGCCGTACGTCTACGTCAACCTGCGCACCGGCAAGGCCCACGGCAACGACAGCAACCCCGCCGAAGCCGGCACGCTGCTGCTCGAGTACGGCACGCTCAGCAAGCTCACCGGCAACCCGGTGTTCTACGACAAGGCCAAGCGCGCCCTGGTCGCCACCTACGAGCGTCGTTCGAAGATCGGCCTGGTCGGCGAGCGCTTCGATGTCGAGAGCGGCAAGTGGACGCAGACGCGCAGCCACGTCGGCGCCCGCATCGACTCGTACTACGAGTACCTGTGGAAGTGCTGGAAGCTGTTCGGCGACCGCGACTGCCTGGCGATGTGGAAGACCAGCATCGCCGCGGCCAACCGCTACTACCCGGACGAGGTCAACGGCGCGCTGTGGGTCGGCCACGTCGACATGAACACCGGCAAGCGGCTTGGCAGCCTGTACGGCGCGCTCGACGCGTTCTACCCGGGGCTGCTGGCGTACTCGGGCGACGTCGACCGCGCACGCCGGCTGCAGGCATCGTCGTTCACGATGTGGCGCGTGCACGGGATCGAGCCGGAACAGTACGACTACCGCAAGGGCGAGGTGACGCATGCCGGCTATCCGCTGCGCCCGGAGATCATCGAGTCGGCGTGGTACCTGCACCGCCTGACCGGCGACAAGCAGTACCAGGCGATGGGCCAGGAGATGTTCGAGGACTTCGTCCGCTACACGCGCACCGACTCGGGCTTCGCCACGCTCAAGAGCGTGGTGACCAAGGAGAAGGAAGACGACATGGAGAGCTTCGTGCTGGCCGAGACGTTCAAGTACTTCTACCTGCTGTTCGCGCCAGCGAAGACGCTCGATCCTGGCAAGGTGGTCCTCAACACCGAGGCACATCCCCTGCGCAGGACCTGGAAGTAG
- a CDS encoding AGE family epimerase/isomerase, with translation MSRIPPSPPDFRSQDFLRAHIAATMTFYHPRAIDPAGGFFHYFRDDGSVYDAAHRHLVSSTRFVFNYAMAAREFGNAEYLDVARHGLRYLREVHRDPRSGGYAWTIRDGVAEDRTNHCYGVAFVLLAYSTALKAGISEAAPWMDETWELLESRFWEPAHGLYRDEADADWNFSSYRGQNANMHMCEAMLAAFEASGQPRYLERALALADHMTRRQAAHAGGLVWEHYDRDWNIDWDYHRDDPKHLFRPWGFQPGHQTEWSKLLLILDSHLRERGVAAPWLRERAAHLFDTAVTASWDARHGGLFYGFSPEAGHPVCDHDKYFWVQAESLAAAARLAQATGDDRYWDWYQRLWDYAWRYFIDHDQGAWYRILDRNNRKYSDEKSPAGKTDYHTMGACYDVLHLLRAHAPETDA, from the coding sequence ATGAGCCGCATTCCCCCTTCCCCGCCCGACTTCCGCAGCCAGGACTTCCTGCGCGCGCACATCGCCGCGACGATGACGTTCTACCATCCGCGCGCGATCGATCCGGCCGGTGGCTTCTTCCACTACTTCCGCGACGACGGCAGCGTCTATGACGCCGCCCACCGGCACCTGGTGAGCAGCACGCGCTTCGTCTTCAACTACGCGATGGCGGCGCGCGAGTTCGGCAACGCCGAGTATCTGGACGTCGCCCGCCACGGCCTGCGCTACCTGCGAGAGGTCCACCGCGACCCACGCAGCGGCGGCTACGCCTGGACGATCCGCGACGGCGTCGCCGAGGACCGCACCAACCACTGCTACGGCGTCGCCTTCGTGCTGCTCGCCTACTCCACCGCGCTCAAAGCAGGCATCAGCGAGGCCGCGCCGTGGATGGACGAGACCTGGGAACTGCTGGAATCGCGCTTCTGGGAACCCGCGCACGGGCTCTACCGCGACGAGGCCGACGCCGACTGGAACTTTTCCAGCTACCGCGGCCAGAACGCCAACATGCACATGTGCGAGGCGATGCTGGCCGCGTTCGAGGCCAGCGGCCAGCCGCGCTACCTCGAGCGTGCGCTTGCGCTGGCCGACCACATGACGCGGCGCCAGGCCGCGCACGCCGGCGGCCTGGTCTGGGAGCACTACGACCGCGACTGGAACATCGACTGGGATTACCACCGCGACGATCCAAAACACCTCTTTCGTCCGTGGGGGTTCCAGCCCGGTCACCAGACCGAGTGGAGCAAGCTGCTGCTGATCCTCGATTCCCACCTGCGCGAGCGCGGCGTGGCCGCACCGTGGCTGCGCGAGCGTGCGGCGCACCTGTTCGACACGGCGGTCACCGCCTCCTGGGACGCGCGCCACGGCGGTTTGTTCTACGGCTTCTCGCCAGAAGCCGGCCACCCGGTCTGCGACCACGACAAGTACTTCTGGGTGCAGGCCGAATCGCTCGCCGCGGCGGCACGGCTGGCGCAGGCCACCGGCGACGACCGCTACTGGGACTGGTACCAGCGCCTGTGGGACTACGCATGGCGCTACTTCATCGACCACGACCAAGGCGCCTGGTACCGCATCCTCGATCGCAACAACCGCAAGTACAGCGACGAGAAGAGCCCGGCCGGAAAGACCGACTACCACACCATGGGCGCGTGCTACGACGTCCTCCACCTGCTGCGCGCGCACGCGCCGGAGACTGACGCGTGA
- a CDS encoding carbohydrate kinase — protein MSAVNGRTAIACFGEALIDFLAVPPVAGQPRQFAEYAGGAPANVAAAVARLGGNSRFVGMLGADMFGEFLMSQLRAMGVDTRYAVHTSAARTALAFVSLDADGERSFSFYRPPAADLLFREEHFDPTCFDDAAVLHVCSNSLTEADIAATTLAGMRLAREAGAMVSMDLNLRPSLWPEGVDPAPRLWDALAQADLVKLCRSEADFLIRRAGDEKAMLRRLWQGHAKCVLITDGGQPVRWFTRDADGVAPTFAVTVIDTTAAGDAFVGALLHRLVERGAGADSLVTLLDDRVALTDALRHAAAGGALATTRHGAFAAMPGRDDLDQLLRPIARTEP, from the coding sequence ATGAGCGCGGTGAATGGCCGTACCGCCATCGCCTGCTTCGGTGAGGCGCTGATCGATTTCCTCGCGGTTCCGCCAGTGGCCGGGCAGCCACGCCAGTTCGCCGAGTACGCCGGCGGCGCGCCTGCCAACGTCGCCGCCGCGGTGGCGCGCCTGGGCGGCAACTCGCGCTTCGTCGGCATGCTCGGCGCCGACATGTTCGGCGAGTTCCTGATGTCGCAGTTGCGCGCGATGGGCGTGGACACGCGCTACGCCGTGCACACGTCCGCGGCGCGCACCGCGCTGGCCTTCGTCTCGCTGGATGCCGATGGCGAGCGCAGTTTCAGCTTCTACCGCCCGCCGGCCGCCGACCTGCTGTTCCGCGAGGAGCACTTCGACCCGACCTGCTTCGACGATGCGGCCGTGCTGCACGTGTGCTCCAACAGCCTCACCGAAGCCGACATCGCCGCCACCACGCTCGCCGGCATGCGCCTGGCGCGCGAGGCCGGGGCGATGGTCAGCATGGACCTCAACCTGCGTCCGTCGCTGTGGCCCGAAGGCGTCGACCCGGCGCCGCGCCTGTGGGATGCACTCGCGCAGGCCGACCTGGTGAAGCTCTGCCGTAGCGAGGCCGACTTCCTGATCCGCCGCGCTGGCGACGAGAAGGCGATGCTGCGCCGTCTGTGGCAGGGGCACGCCAAGTGCGTGCTCATCACCGACGGCGGCCAGCCGGTGCGCTGGTTCACGCGCGATGCCGATGGCGTCGCGCCGACGTTCGCCGTCACGGTCATCGACACCACCGCCGCCGGCGATGCGTTCGTCGGCGCGCTGCTGCACCGGCTGGTCGAACGCGGCGCCGGGGCTGACAGTCTGGTGACGCTGCTCGACGACCGCGTCGCGCTCACCGACGCACTCCGGCACGCCGCAGCCGGTGGCGCGCTGGCGACCACGCGCCACGGCGCGTTTGCCGCCATGCCCGGCCGCGACGACCTCGATCAACTCCTGCGACCCATTGCAAGGACGGAACCATGA
- a CDS encoding sugar MFS transporter, with translation MSRRNLSSTAAIAVLTTIFFTWGALTSLNDVLIPHLKAVFEMNYAQTMLIQFTFFSTYLLMSLPAGKVVSLFGYKHSIVIGLCVAGAGALLFFPAARIPSYPLFLFALFVLASGITLLQVSANPYIALLGDGQTASSRLTLAQALNSLGHTLGPLLVGPLILSGVVIGGAELALMTEAQQTAYRVTQAESVQMPYVGIALGLFLLAAFVVVFRLPALTEATERADDRRHTFAEALRHGHLRFGVAAIFLYVGAEVAIGSFLINYITDARIGAISEASAARYVAWYWGAAMVGRFIGSALLRRIEPRILLGLFAMVAIALLSTTMLNEGPVAMWSVIAIGLFNSIMFPTIFTLGIDGLGPLTSKASSLLVMAIVGGAVVPLLQGVLADRIGIQHAFVLPLLCYVYIAWYGFRGARRAETTVLAPAVTTP, from the coding sequence ATGAGCAGACGCAACCTGTCCTCGACCGCCGCGATCGCGGTGCTGACGACGATCTTCTTCACCTGGGGCGCGCTGACCAGCCTCAACGACGTGCTGATCCCGCACCTGAAAGCCGTGTTCGAGATGAACTACGCGCAGACGATGCTGATCCAGTTCACCTTCTTCAGCACCTACCTGTTGATGTCACTGCCGGCCGGCAAGGTCGTGTCGCTGTTTGGCTACAAGCACAGCATCGTGATCGGGCTGTGCGTGGCGGGCGCCGGCGCGTTGCTGTTCTTCCCGGCGGCGAGGATTCCGTCGTATCCGCTGTTCCTGTTCGCTCTGTTCGTGCTCGCCAGTGGCATCACCCTGCTGCAGGTATCGGCCAATCCGTACATCGCGCTGCTAGGAGACGGCCAGACGGCGTCGAGCCGGTTGACGCTGGCGCAGGCGCTGAACTCGCTGGGCCACACGCTGGGCCCGCTGCTGGTCGGCCCGCTGATCCTGTCGGGCGTGGTGATCGGTGGCGCCGAGCTGGCGCTGATGACCGAAGCGCAGCAGACCGCCTACCGCGTGACCCAGGCCGAATCGGTGCAGATGCCGTACGTCGGCATCGCGCTGGGCCTGTTCCTGCTGGCGGCGTTCGTGGTCGTGTTCCGCCTGCCTGCGCTGACCGAGGCGACCGAACGCGCTGACGATCGTCGCCATACCTTTGCCGAGGCATTGCGCCATGGTCATCTGCGCTTCGGCGTGGCGGCCATCTTCCTCTACGTCGGCGCCGAGGTGGCGATCGGCAGCTTCCTGATCAACTACATCACCGATGCCCGCATCGGCGCGATCAGCGAGGCATCGGCGGCCAGGTACGTGGCCTGGTACTGGGGCGCGGCGATGGTCGGCCGCTTCATCGGCTCGGCGCTGCTGCGCAGGATCGAGCCGCGGATCCTGCTCGGCCTGTTCGCGATGGTCGCCATCGCCCTGTTGTCGACCACCATGCTCAACGAAGGTCCGGTCGCGATGTGGAGCGTGATCGCCATCGGCCTGTTCAACTCGATCATGTTCCCGACCATCTTCACCCTTGGCATCGACGGTCTCGGGCCGCTGACCAGCAAGGCGTCGAGCCTGCTGGTGATGGCCATCGTCGGCGGCGCGGTCGTGCCGCTGCTGCAGGGCGTGCTGGCCGATCGCATCGGCATCCAGCACGCCTTCGTGCTGCCGTTGCTGTGCTACGTCTACATTGCCTGGTACGGCTTCCGTGGTGCACGACGCGCCGAAACGACGGTGCTGGCACCGGCGGTGACCACGCCATGA
- a CDS encoding LacI family DNA-binding transcriptional regulator yields the protein MTPPVRPRARVTLADIANACDLSRATISLVLRGSPLVNAETRARVEAELKRQRYVYHRGAANLRRNVSSTVALVINDLSNPFFAEFAAGVDEALAAAGYVTLLGSTGESAERQQTVLASLLEHDPAGIILSPAEGSDGARLRGLLGVHTPTLVFNRELGADWDFLSLDNVRGARMATEHLLAQGHRRIAFFGGHQDSSSCHQRREGYREALVAAGITPEPQWLVECAPTRLEAARQTGALFVRDPAPTAAVCYNDAVALGLMAGLATRGRRAGHDFAVTGFDDIPEAAVSAPPLTTVAVDPRARGRQAAELILQRLRDPSAPSTATIAPVQLKLRASSLNASPGDNA from the coding sequence ATGACCCCACCGGTGCGACCCCGCGCCCGGGTAACCCTGGCCGACATCGCCAACGCCTGCGACCTGTCGCGGGCGACGATCTCGCTGGTCCTGCGCGGCAGCCCGCTGGTCAATGCCGAGACGCGGGCGCGGGTCGAGGCCGAACTCAAGCGCCAGCGCTACGTCTATCACCGCGGCGCCGCCAACCTGCGCCGCAACGTGTCCTCGACCGTGGCGTTGGTCATCAACGACCTGTCCAACCCGTTCTTCGCCGAGTTCGCGGCGGGCGTCGACGAGGCCCTGGCCGCCGCCGGCTACGTCACCCTGCTCGGCAGCACCGGCGAATCGGCCGAACGTCAGCAGACGGTGCTTGCCTCCCTGCTCGAGCACGACCCGGCCGGCATCATCCTCTCGCCCGCCGAAGGCAGCGACGGTGCGCGCCTGCGTGGCTTGCTCGGCGTGCACACGCCGACGCTGGTGTTCAACCGCGAACTTGGCGCCGACTGGGACTTCCTCTCGCTCGACAACGTGCGTGGCGCGCGCATGGCCACTGAGCACCTGCTGGCGCAGGGCCATCGCCGCATCGCCTTCTTCGGCGGACACCAGGATTCAAGCTCGTGCCATCAGCGTCGCGAGGGGTATCGCGAGGCGCTGGTAGCAGCCGGCATCACGCCCGAGCCGCAGTGGCTGGTCGAGTGCGCGCCGACACGGCTGGAAGCAGCGCGCCAGACCGGCGCGTTGTTCGTGCGCGACCCCGCCCCGACCGCGGCGGTCTGCTACAACGACGCGGTCGCGCTTGGGCTGATGGCAGGACTGGCCACGCGCGGTCGCCGCGCCGGTCACGACTTCGCCGTCACCGGCTTCGACGACATCCCCGAAGCCGCCGTCAGCGCACCGCCGCTGACCACCGTCGCGGTGGATCCGCGCGCGCGCGGCCGCCAGGCCGCCGAGCTGATCCTGCAACGCCTGCGCGATCCGTCCGCGCCCTCCACCGCCACCATCGCGCCCGTGCAGCTGAAGCTGCGCGCGAGCAGCCTCAATGCCTCACCAGGGGACAACGCATGA
- a CDS encoding GH92 family glycosyl hydrolase: MPRLARQTTPSPAVPRRLFLLSALCTWAMAGMVVAAPATRPDAAAARAYASVDPFIGTGGEGHTFPGAVVPFGMVQLSPDTQIKSRKEGYGWAAGYRYDDNTITGFSHTHFSGTGHSDLGDVLVMPIAGEVKLERGDASKPGSGYMSRFSHDGEIAQPGYYAVTLQDYAIRAELTASARVGVHRYRFPKGKPAHVLVDLRTSMYDYPGKVQWSRLRLRSDDTVTGFRETRGWAPGRQLYFAMRFSQPVSGHQFHDTEQDVPYKGFPPPGEKDPRQRAQIEGRQLVGAFDFDAAAGKSMVVKVAISPVSEDSAIANLDAEVPGFDFDGVRSAAKAQWMQALGAVDIDAPEAQRRSFYTALYHTLMGPSLFMDSDGRYRGPDNAVHQAKGFTHYSTFSLWDTYRALHPLLTLVQPEQRNNDFVNSLLASHDHSPYGVLPVWAFHGQETWCMIGYHAVPVIADAYMKGIRGYDTDKALKAMVDSASYGPYDGIAQYMQLGYVPIDEEGEAASKTLEYAFDDWTIARMAESMGNKDVADRFGKRAANWRHAFDEKTGFMRARKRDGSFREPFDATASGYGSDYTEGNAWQYSWYVPQDVAGLAAAHGGEDKLVARLDAVFDAKVDPKIFEHMEDITGLIGWYAHGNEPSHHVAYLYAYAGQPWRTQERLGQIMATQYAARPDGLAGNDDLGQMSAWYVFTALGFYPVAPASNEYIIGRPFLPRASLNLPNGKRFTVVAEGIDAAHPYIGKAMLNGKPLERAFIRHEEIMAGGELHFTMQAQPDKAWATGAAQRPYSMSAGR, from the coding sequence ATGCCCCGCCTTGCCCGCCAGACCACCCCTTCGCCCGCCGTCCCGCGCCGCCTGTTCCTGCTGTCGGCGCTGTGCACCTGGGCGATGGCCGGCATGGTCGTCGCCGCCCCCGCGACGAGACCCGATGCCGCCGCCGCCCGCGCCTACGCCTCGGTCGACCCCTTCATCGGCACCGGCGGCGAAGGCCACACCTTCCCGGGTGCGGTGGTGCCGTTCGGCATGGTCCAGCTCAGCCCCGACACCCAGATCAAGTCGCGCAAGGAAGGCTACGGCTGGGCCGCCGGCTACCGTTACGACGACAACACGATCACCGGTTTCTCGCACACGCACTTCTCCGGTACCGGCCACTCCGACCTCGGCGACGTGCTGGTGATGCCGATTGCCGGCGAGGTGAAGCTCGAACGCGGCGACGCAAGCAAGCCCGGCAGCGGCTACATGTCGCGTTTCAGCCACGACGGCGAGATCGCCCAGCCCGGCTACTACGCGGTGACGCTGCAGGATTACGCGATCCGCGCCGAACTGACCGCCAGTGCGCGCGTCGGCGTGCACCGCTACCGGTTCCCGAAGGGCAAGCCGGCGCACGTGCTGGTTGACCTGCGCACCAGCATGTACGACTACCCCGGCAAGGTGCAGTGGTCGCGGTTGCGCCTGCGCAGCGACGACACCGTCACCGGCTTCCGCGAAACCCGCGGCTGGGCGCCGGGCCGACAGCTGTACTTCGCCATGCGCTTCTCGCAGCCGGTCAGTGGTCACCAGTTCCACGACACCGAGCAGGACGTCCCCTACAAGGGCTTCCCGCCGCCGGGCGAAAAGGACCCGCGCCAGCGTGCGCAGATCGAAGGCCGCCAGCTGGTCGGCGCCTTCGACTTCGACGCAGCCGCCGGCAAGTCGATGGTGGTGAAGGTCGCGATCTCGCCGGTGAGCGAGGACAGCGCCATCGCCAACCTCGACGCCGAAGTCCCGGGCTTCGACTTCGACGGCGTGCGCAGTGCTGCCAAGGCGCAGTGGATGCAGGCGTTGGGCGCAGTCGACATCGATGCCCCCGAAGCGCAGCGCCGCAGCTTCTATACCGCGCTGTACCACACGCTGATGGGCCCGAGCCTTTTCATGGACAGCGACGGACGCTACCGCGGCCCGGACAATGCCGTGCACCAGGCCAAGGGCTTCACCCACTACTCGACGTTCTCGCTGTGGGACACCTACCGCGCACTGCATCCGCTGCTGACGCTGGTGCAGCCTGAGCAGCGCAACAACGACTTCGTCAACTCGCTGCTGGCCTCGCATGACCACAGCCCGTATGGCGTGCTGCCGGTGTGGGCGTTCCACGGCCAGGAGACGTGGTGCATGATCGGCTACCACGCCGTGCCGGTGATCGCCGATGCCTACATGAAGGGCATCCGCGGCTACGACACCGACAAGGCGCTCAAGGCGATGGTCGACAGCGCCAGCTACGGCCCCTACGACGGCATCGCCCAGTACATGCAGCTGGGCTACGTGCCGATCGACGAGGAAGGCGAGGCGGCGTCGAAGACGCTCGAGTACGCATTCGACGACTGGACCATCGCGCGCATGGCCGAGTCGATGGGCAACAAGGACGTTGCCGACCGGTTCGGCAAGCGCGCCGCCAACTGGCGCCATGCCTTCGACGAAAAGACCGGGTTCATGCGTGCGCGCAAGCGCGACGGCAGCTTCCGCGAACCCTTCGACGCCACCGCCAGCGGCTACGGCAGCGACTACACCGAAGGCAATGCCTGGCAGTACTCGTGGTACGTGCCGCAGGACGTCGCCGGCCTGGCTGCCGCGCACGGCGGCGAGGACAAGCTGGTCGCGCGCCTGGACGCGGTGTTCGACGCAAAGGTCGACCCGAAGATCTTCGAGCACATGGAAGACATCACCGGCCTGATCGGCTGGTACGCGCACGGCAACGAACCCAGCCACCACGTCGCCTACCTGTACGCGTACGCCGGCCAGCCGTGGCGGACCCAGGAGCGCCTGGGGCAGATCATGGCCACGCAGTACGCAGCGCGCCCGGATGGGCTGGCGGGCAACGACGACCTGGGGCAGATGTCGGCCTGGTACGTGTTCACCGCGCTGGGCTTCTACCCGGTCGCGCCGGCCAGCAACGAGTACATCATCGGCCGGCCGTTCCTGCCGCGCGCGAGCCTCAACCTGCCCAATGGCAAGCGCTTCACGGTAGTAGCCGAAGGGATTGATGCAGCCCATCCGTACATCGGCAAGGCGATGCTCAACGGCAAGCCGCTGGAGCGCGCCTTCATCCGCCACGAGGAAATCATGGCCGGCGGCGAGCTTCACTTCACGATGCAGGCGCAGCCGGACAAGGCATGGGCGACGGGGGCGGCGCAGCGGCCGTACTCGATGTCCGCCGGACGTTGA